The proteins below come from a single Zhouia spongiae genomic window:
- the folK gene encoding 2-amino-4-hydroxy-6-hydroxymethyldihydropteridine diphosphokinase: protein MREFKRAYLSIGSNKGDKFQNLQRTVDKLNVNAGKVTALSKVYTSPAWGFESDDFLNACLAIDTPLSPEALLQTMLGIEKDLGRIRSGRKGYTARTIDIDIIFYEDETIDNTILKIPHPHLQNRKFVLQPLADIAPGKIHPTLRKSTSELLDNCDDNSELIIYNKVLQIKKNDFSRFRLLAIEGNIGAGKTTLATKIANDFNGKPVLERFADNPFLPKFYNDMQRYAFSLEMSFLADRYQQFTDDTSQFDLFKDFMVSDYDIFKSLVFAKVTLQEDEFTLYRKIFSFMYKEVIKPDVYVYLYQNTDRLLENIRKRGRKYEQGIAPNYLESINKAYLDYIKTHKELNSLIIDVSEMDFVKCKDDYHFIIDQVHDFYNER, encoded by the coding sequence ATGAGAGAATTTAAGCGAGCATATTTGTCGATAGGCAGCAACAAGGGTGATAAATTTCAAAATCTTCAACGAACGGTAGACAAGCTAAACGTGAATGCAGGAAAAGTAACTGCCCTTTCTAAGGTATACACATCTCCGGCCTGGGGGTTTGAAAGCGATGATTTTTTGAATGCATGCCTTGCCATAGACACCCCACTGAGTCCTGAAGCACTCCTCCAGACCATGTTGGGTATAGAAAAGGACCTCGGTCGAATACGCTCCGGTCGAAAAGGATATACTGCCAGAACCATCGATATTGACATTATTTTTTATGAAGACGAGACCATAGATAATACGATCCTGAAAATACCTCACCCTCACCTTCAGAACAGGAAGTTTGTTTTACAGCCGTTGGCCGATATTGCTCCGGGGAAAATTCACCCGACGTTAAGGAAAAGCACCTCTGAGTTACTGGATAATTGCGATGACAACAGCGAACTTATTATTTACAATAAAGTCCTGCAAATAAAAAAAAATGATTTTTCCAGGTTCAGGCTACTGGCAATAGAAGGCAATATTGGAGCCGGAAAAACCACTTTAGCCACTAAAATAGCCAATGACTTTAACGGAAAACCGGTTTTAGAACGCTTTGCAGACAACCCTTTTCTGCCTAAGTTCTACAACGACATGCAACGCTATGCCTTTTCTTTGGAAATGTCTTTTTTAGCTGACAGATATCAGCAGTTTACGGATGACACTTCACAATTTGACTTGTTTAAAGATTTTATGGTCAGTGATTATGATATTTTCAAGTCACTTGTTTTTGCCAAGGTCACATTACAGGAAGACGAATTTACCCTCTATCGGAAAATTTTTAGTTTTATGTATAAAGAAGTGATCAAACCCGATGTTTATGTATACCTGTATCAAAACACGGACAGACTATTGGAAAACATCAGAAAAAGAGGCAGAAAATACGAACAGGGTATCGCCCCCAACTATTTAGAATCTATCAACAAGGCCTATCTCGATTATATAAAAACCCATAAAGAGCTCAACTCTCTTATTATTGATGTTTCGGAAATGGACTTTGTAAAATGCAAAGACGACTACCATTTCATCATCGACCAAGTACACGATTTCTACAACGAACGTTAA
- a CDS encoding AsmA-like C-terminal region-containing protein: MKARKILKITAVVVFVLVAILVAAPFVFEGKIKDMVKETVNKNLNAEFDFSDVSLSFFKSFPQATVVVKDVSIVNKQPFEGDTLFVANTVSASMSVKELFKGGSEPMVVRSFSIDGAGVNVKVDKEGNANYDIAKEATPTSSGEHSGSGEGFQLSLEAYRISESTISYEDASSNMNFLIDRLNHSGSGDLSAAVLEFDTDTEALVSFAFDSIQYLNKNSLKLDAVIGIDLNENKYTFLDNKAFVNQLPLIFDGFVKLNEENQEVDVTFKTPSSDFKNFLAVIPEAYSKNIENVETQGNFEVEGFFKGVVDDTHIPAFDIQIASENASFKYPDLPKSVQDINLKTIIANKSGLVKDTYVNIEKLSFRIDQDRFSAQSYISNITENPNVKASVRGTLNLANLSQAYPVEMDTPLKGILKADIRTAFDMATIENEQYEKTQNEGSLVLSGFEYASNEMKHPVAISEADVAFNPETVALNKFDAKTGSTDISASGIIENLLGFMFNDENVKGDFTLTSDNFVLNDFMVSGESESSSGGDKEEGDTDEQIKIPSFLDATIKANAATVVYDNLKLKNVTGVLKIKDEKAVLEHVSSDLFGGKLTLSGDVSTKADTPVFNMSLGMSAFDIAESFNGLELFKALTPIAGALQGKLNSNLAIGGNLNSDFTPNLATVSGKALAEILGSTIKPENSRALSLLGDKLSFIDLDKIDLNRLKTTLSFDNGTVSVKPFQIKYQDVVIDVAGSHGFDKTMKYSATFQVPAKYLGSDVENALSKIGDNKGSESIMVPVTANIAGTFTQPVVSTDLKQAVTNLTQQLVKQQQDKLVKQGKDEIKNALGNLLGGNRSADSVKAAPGKDSAAVKKGDDIKKAAENAFKNLFGKKKKDTAH, translated from the coding sequence ATGAAAGCAAGGAAAATTCTTAAGATAACAGCCGTAGTTGTATTCGTTTTAGTGGCCATCCTGGTAGCGGCCCCTTTTGTTTTTGAAGGAAAGATTAAAGACATGGTCAAAGAAACGGTTAACAAAAATTTAAACGCAGAGTTTGATTTTTCGGATGTGAGCCTGAGTTTTTTCAAGAGCTTTCCGCAAGCTACAGTAGTGGTGAAGGATGTGAGTATTGTAAACAAACAACCTTTTGAAGGAGATACATTGTTTGTGGCCAATACCGTGTCAGCGTCTATGTCTGTAAAGGAATTGTTTAAGGGGGGTTCGGAGCCGATGGTTGTCAGGAGTTTCTCTATAGACGGGGCTGGTGTAAATGTCAAAGTTGATAAGGAAGGGAATGCGAATTATGATATAGCGAAAGAAGCGACGCCTACATCTTCTGGAGAGCATTCAGGTTCTGGAGAAGGTTTTCAGCTGTCGTTGGAAGCATACAGAATCAGTGAAAGTACTATATCGTATGAAGATGCTTCATCCAACATGAATTTCCTTATCGACCGTTTGAATCACTCCGGAAGCGGCGATCTTTCTGCCGCTGTTTTAGAATTTGATACCGATACCGAGGCTCTGGTGTCTTTTGCCTTTGACAGTATTCAGTATCTGAATAAGAACAGCCTGAAACTAGATGCCGTTATAGGTATAGATCTTAATGAGAATAAATATACTTTTTTAGATAATAAGGCTTTTGTTAATCAGTTGCCTTTGATTTTTGATGGTTTCGTAAAGCTTAACGAAGAGAATCAGGAGGTGGATGTGACATTTAAGACCCCTTCTTCGGATTTTAAAAATTTCTTGGCAGTCATTCCGGAGGCGTATTCTAAGAATATAGAAAACGTTGAAACACAGGGTAATTTTGAGGTCGAAGGTTTCTTTAAAGGAGTTGTGGATGATACACATATTCCTGCTTTTGATATTCAGATAGCTTCTGAAAATGCTTCTTTCAAATACCCTGATTTACCTAAATCGGTACAGGATATTAACCTGAAAACTATTATAGCGAATAAATCGGGCTTGGTTAAAGATACGTATGTAAACATAGAAAAGCTTTCCTTCAGAATTGATCAGGATCGTTTTAGTGCACAATCATATATCAGTAATATTACAGAAAATCCCAATGTTAAAGCAAGTGTCAGGGGAACGTTGAACCTGGCGAATCTTTCACAGGCATATCCTGTGGAGATGGATACGCCGTTAAAAGGGATTCTTAAAGCAGATATCAGAACAGCTTTTGATATGGCAACCATAGAAAACGAACAGTACGAAAAGACTCAAAATGAAGGGAGCCTAGTGTTGTCTGGTTTCGAATATGCTTCCAATGAAATGAAACACCCGGTAGCAATTTCTGAGGCTGATGTGGCCTTTAATCCTGAAACGGTTGCTTTAAACAAGTTTGATGCTAAAACAGGAAGTACCGATATAAGTGCAAGTGGTATAATTGAGAACCTGTTAGGCTTTATGTTTAATGATGAAAATGTAAAAGGGGATTTTACGCTTACTTCTGATAATTTTGTTTTAAATGATTTTATGGTTAGCGGAGAATCCGAATCATCGTCAGGCGGTGATAAAGAGGAGGGGGATACAGATGAACAAATTAAAATTCCTTCTTTTTTAGATGCCACTATTAAAGCCAATGCGGCTACTGTAGTCTATGATAACCTGAAACTTAAAAACGTAACAGGTGTTCTCAAAATAAAAGATGAAAAAGCTGTCTTAGAGCATGTTTCGTCTGATTTGTTTGGCGGGAAATTAACGTTGTCCGGTGATGTTTCAACCAAGGCAGATACTCCTGTGTTTAATATGAGCCTGGGAATGAGCGCCTTTGATATTGCGGAATCTTTTAATGGTTTGGAGTTGTTTAAGGCGCTAACACCGATTGCCGGAGCCTTGCAGGGGAAATTAAATTCGAATCTGGCTATCGGCGGAAATCTTAATAGTGACTTTACGCCAAATCTGGCTACTGTCAGCGGAAAAGCATTGGCCGAAATTCTGGGAAGTACAATCAAACCGGAAAATTCAAGAGCTTTGTCGTTGTTGGGAGATAAACTTAGTTTTATTGATCTGGATAAGATAGATTTAAACAGGCTTAAAACAACTTTGTCTTTTGATAATGGTACTGTGAGTGTTAAGCCTTTTCAGATTAAATACCAGGATGTTGTAATTGATGTTGCGGGAAGTCATGGTTTTGATAAGACGATGAAATATAGTGCAACATTTCAGGTGCCGGCCAAATACCTGGGGTCTGATGTTGAGAATGCTTTGAGTAAGATTGGAGATAACAAAGGCTCGGAAAGTATAATGGTGCCGGTTACGGCTAATATAGCAGGAACTTTTACCCAGCCTGTTGTTTCGACCGATTTAAAACAGGCAGTTACCAACCTGACCCAACAGCTGGTAAAGCAGCAGCAGGATAAACTGGTGAAACAGGGTAAAGATGAGATTAAAAATGCATTGGGGAATTTGCTTGGAGGGAATAGAAGTGCCGACTCTGTCAAAGCAGCTCCGGGTAAAGATTCAGCAGCAGTCAAAAAAGGAGACGATATTAAAAAAGCAGCGGAGAATGCTTTTAAGAACTTATTCGGGAAAAAGAAAAAAGATACGGCTCATTGA
- a CDS encoding LytR/AlgR family response regulator transcription factor, protein MKLKCVIIDDEPLAVNVIKNYVSQISSLELLNTFNSAIESMDFLQKNNVDLLFLDINMPLLNGLDFIQNMEKCPLIVITTAHEEYAVKSYELEVLDYLVKPIPFNRFLKAVNKAQKEIESHSKETFTGEKDFIFIKIDKKKLKKVYLDDILAVESLKDYIKIITKTGKHIVHQTLTSFTDDLPSDRFIRIHRSYTISIDKVEVIEGNSVEIDGIRYTIGRSYLNEVKKILLNEEPENE, encoded by the coding sequence ATGAAGCTAAAGTGCGTGATTATAGACGATGAGCCCCTGGCAGTTAATGTGATAAAAAATTACGTGTCTCAGATTAGCTCGTTAGAGTTGTTAAATACATTTAACAGCGCTATTGAGAGTATGGATTTTTTGCAAAAGAACAATGTTGACCTGCTCTTTTTAGACATCAACATGCCACTTCTGAACGGACTCGACTTCATTCAGAACATGGAAAAATGCCCACTGATCGTTATCACTACGGCACATGAGGAATATGCGGTAAAGAGCTACGAACTGGAAGTTCTTGATTATTTAGTAAAACCCATCCCTTTTAACCGTTTTCTAAAAGCCGTTAACAAAGCTCAAAAAGAAATAGAGAGCCACTCCAAAGAGACCTTTACCGGAGAAAAGGACTTTATCTTTATTAAGATCGACAAGAAGAAATTAAAAAAAGTCTATTTAGACGATATCCTGGCCGTCGAAAGTCTTAAAGATTATATTAAGATCATCACAAAGACAGGTAAGCATATTGTTCACCAGACCCTCACGAGTTTTACGGACGACCTGCCTTCAGACAGGTTTATAAGAATACACAGATCCTACACCATATCTATTGATAAGGTCGAAGTTATTGAAGGAAATAGTGTGGAAATTGACGGTATTCGCTATACCATCGGAAGGAGCTACCTCAATGAGGTAAAAAAAATACTCTTAAATGAAGAGCCCGAAAATGAATAA
- the sppA gene encoding signal peptide peptidase SppA, with amino-acid sequence MKFLRNLLASVLGTLVALGIIFMVFLIFIAFAGNQETIKPVKDNSVLEISLSKPLKDYGGKYNFIDFEYKFENYDGLNNVTDAIRFAKEDDKIKGISIYSKVFMGGTAQAKAIRDALAGFKESGKFVYAYGDFFTQKDYYLASVADSVFLNPVGEMDFRGLSSEVLFFRDLQQKSGVKMEVIRHGKYKSAVEPFLADKMSEANREQISELLESVWVSVKEDIAASRDITPENLDVFADELAARTPQLALDNGFVDALMYYNDYELMLKRAIGTDALDDVAYVSVTDYAEHASRKKKSFGKDKIAVVFAQGEIGYGKGDDHVIGQGIMIKALKEARENEKVKAIVLRVDSPGGSALASDIIWNEIALTKKVKPVVVSMGNVAASGGYYIAAGADRIFAEPSTITGSIGVFGVVPNIHELAVRWGINAEQVNTNKQSTIYSVFEPMTDEFRAVTTEGIEQVYQTFLERVAQGRNMTISEVDSIAQGRVWSGLEAKEVGLVDEIGGLDDAVAYAAELVDLTDYAVRNYPEYEINFDKVFTRFGLVQSREEIIKEEIGQETYEVYQKLKAISQQKGIQARIPFEMHIR; translated from the coding sequence ATGAAATTTCTTCGAAATTTACTAGCCTCTGTATTGGGTACCCTTGTGGCTCTGGGGATTATTTTTATGGTGTTTCTGATTTTTATAGCCTTTGCAGGAAATCAGGAAACAATTAAGCCGGTAAAGGATAATTCTGTGCTGGAGATAAGTCTGTCAAAACCGTTGAAGGATTACGGTGGAAAATACAACTTTATCGATTTTGAGTACAAGTTCGAGAATTATGACGGATTGAACAATGTGACGGATGCGATTCGTTTTGCCAAAGAAGATGATAAGATAAAAGGGATCAGTATTTACAGTAAGGTTTTTATGGGAGGTACTGCACAGGCAAAGGCTATCCGTGATGCCTTGGCTGGTTTTAAGGAATCGGGGAAGTTTGTTTATGCCTATGGCGACTTCTTTACCCAGAAAGATTATTACCTGGCTTCTGTTGCCGACTCGGTGTTCCTGAACCCGGTTGGGGAAATGGATTTTAGAGGGCTTTCGTCAGAAGTGTTGTTTTTTAGGGATTTACAACAGAAATCGGGCGTAAAAATGGAAGTGATACGCCATGGAAAATACAAAAGTGCTGTGGAGCCGTTTCTTGCCGATAAGATGAGTGAGGCTAACAGAGAGCAGATATCGGAACTTTTGGAATCCGTATGGGTGTCGGTTAAAGAAGATATTGCTGCCAGTAGAGACATCACTCCGGAAAACCTGGATGTGTTTGCCGACGAGTTGGCTGCCCGCACACCCCAATTAGCATTGGATAACGGCTTTGTTGATGCCCTGATGTATTATAATGACTATGAATTGATGCTTAAAAGGGCAATAGGAACAGATGCTCTTGATGATGTAGCGTATGTGTCGGTAACAGATTATGCTGAACATGCCTCCAGGAAAAAGAAATCGTTCGGAAAGGATAAGATAGCGGTGGTTTTTGCCCAGGGAGAGATCGGGTATGGCAAAGGAGACGATCATGTGATCGGACAGGGAATTATGATCAAAGCGCTGAAAGAAGCCCGGGAGAATGAGAAAGTAAAAGCTATTGTCCTTCGTGTGGATTCGCCGGGAGGGAGTGCGCTGGCATCAGATATCATCTGGAATGAGATTGCGTTGACCAAAAAAGTGAAGCCGGTAGTGGTTTCTATGGGTAATGTGGCTGCCTCAGGAGGATATTATATAGCAGCCGGAGCCGATCGAATTTTTGCTGAACCATCGACGATTACAGGTTCGATAGGTGTTTTCGGAGTAGTGCCTAATATCCATGAATTGGCAGTGAGATGGGGTATTAATGCTGAGCAGGTCAATACCAATAAACAATCGACAATCTACAGTGTGTTTGAGCCTATGACTGATGAGTTTAGAGCGGTTACTACAGAAGGGATAGAGCAGGTGTATCAAACTTTTCTGGAGAGAGTGGCTCAAGGGAGAAACATGACGATCAGTGAGGTAGACAGTATAGCTCAGGGAAGGGTCTGGAGCGGACTGGAAGCTAAGGAAGTCGGTCTGGTGGATGAAATAGGGGGGCTTGATGATGCTGTTGCCTATGCGGCTGAACTGGTGGATCTTACTGATTATGCAGTTCGCAATTACCCCGAATACGAAATTAATTTTGACAAAGTTTTTACCAGGTTTGGATTGGTGCAGTCTAGGGAAGAAATTATTAAAGAAGAAATTGGACAGGAAACTTACGAAGTGTATCAGAAATTAAAGGCCATTTCGCAGCAAAAAGGAATACAGGCAAGAATTCCTTTTGAAATGCATATTCGATAG
- a CDS encoding queuosine precursor transporter, whose protein sequence is MTRKDKKLAFKVYLYLGALFITALVVSNLIFQKFFYWKPFGDVEVFGARLFEISVGILPYPVTFLITDLISEIYGRKKANQVVVAGIFASFFSMGIVLLGNMVPAIDQSPVDDVLYSKVFALSPIAVLASMLAYLLAQFVDIRIYHFWKGYTGGKHLWLRNNFSTFTSQFIDTFTVVSLLCLFQVLPWSMFYGLLISGFVFKVMVAAVDTPFLYFFVYVFRRRFNLAAGEEIALD, encoded by the coding sequence ATGACGCGAAAAGATAAAAAGCTGGCCTTTAAAGTGTATCTCTACCTTGGAGCACTGTTTATAACGGCTCTGGTGGTTTCTAATCTGATTTTTCAGAAGTTCTTTTACTGGAAGCCTTTTGGAGATGTGGAGGTTTTTGGAGCCCGTCTTTTTGAAATATCTGTAGGGATCTTGCCCTATCCGGTTACGTTTCTTATAACCGATCTGATATCTGAAATCTACGGAAGAAAGAAGGCAAACCAGGTTGTGGTGGCTGGAATATTTGCTTCTTTCTTTTCGATGGGGATTGTGTTGCTTGGGAATATGGTGCCTGCCATTGATCAGTCGCCGGTCGATGATGTTTTGTATTCAAAAGTGTTTGCGCTCTCTCCGATTGCCGTATTGGCATCTATGTTGGCGTATCTGTTGGCACAATTCGTCGATATCAGGATATATCATTTCTGGAAAGGATATACCGGTGGAAAGCACTTATGGCTAAGGAATAATTTTTCCACTTTCACTTCTCAGTTTATAGATACCTTTACCGTGGTTTCATTATTGTGTCTGTTTCAGGTGCTTCCGTGGAGTATGTTTTATGGATTGCTGATAAGCGGATTCGTATTTAAAGTGATGGTAGCCGCTGTAGATACCCCGTTTTTATATTTTTTTGTATATGTATTCAGGCGTCGTTTCAATTTAGCGGCTGGTGAAGAGATTGCGTTGGATTAG
- a CDS encoding GH92 family glycosyl hydrolase, which translates to MLKNYTLLLFISGMLLACNKDEKKSDLLQTDKELTYVDPFIGTGGHGHTYPGATVPFGMLQVTPVNGISKWDWCSGYHYSDSIVVGFSHLALSGTGIGDLNDILVMPVNKKVDLSKETKGRDDVPYKSAYSHKNEKAAPGYYQLYLEDHRVNVELTTAQRTALHKYTFKEGDDQSVVVDLGFAINWDKPLQTHIEIEDDHTISGYRHSTGWAKNQKVFFVMKFSKPIVEFNQNEKSLHGVADQSAEGTTAVQLFFDKDSGSELKAKVSLSSVSIVNAKENMKGYEEGFDFEKVRAQAGNIWEEALSRISVETPVDSLKTIFYTALYHTQVAPVTFSDLNGEFRKENDSIEKANGYTAYSTLSLWDTFRAENPLLTLIAPDKVSDIINSMLAYYDARGVLPVWTLYGNETNTMTGYHSIPVIADAYLKGFKGFDAEKAFRAMKETMMQDDRGLAYYKEFGYIPYTSLDESVTITLEYAYDDWCVAQMAKALGKEEDYEFFMKRSEAFKYLLDAETGFMRGKSEDGKSWREPFDPKHSNHREHTDYTEGNAWQHSWFVPHNVEKFVALHGGEEVFAQRLEKLFTESSEITGDNVSADISGLIGQYAHGNEPSHHIAYLFNKAGKPWRTQYWVNHILKTQYNTTPNGLSGNEDCGQMSAWYVFSSIGLYPMNPASAEYEIGSPIFEKSTISLPGGKSFEIFAENVSDTNIYIQSATLNGEVFNRTGISHDTILKGGQLHFIMGSEPNKDWGVEAK; encoded by the coding sequence ATGCTGAAAAATTACACCCTGTTATTATTTATATCAGGAATGCTGCTTGCCTGTAATAAAGACGAGAAAAAAAGTGATTTGTTACAAACTGATAAAGAATTAACATATGTTGACCCTTTTATCGGAACCGGTGGGCATGGGCATACGTATCCCGGAGCTACAGTTCCATTCGGGATGTTGCAGGTGACACCTGTGAATGGAATTAGTAAATGGGACTGGTGTTCGGGATATCATTATTCAGATTCAATAGTTGTTGGTTTTAGTCATCTGGCGCTCAGTGGTACGGGTATTGGAGACTTGAACGATATTTTGGTGATGCCGGTTAATAAGAAAGTTGATCTGTCCAAAGAAACAAAAGGCAGAGATGATGTGCCGTATAAATCGGCATACTCTCATAAAAATGAGAAGGCTGCCCCCGGATATTATCAACTATACTTGGAAGATCATCGCGTGAATGTAGAACTAACTACAGCGCAAAGGACAGCCTTGCATAAATATACTTTTAAAGAAGGAGACGATCAATCTGTAGTTGTCGATTTAGGATTTGCTATTAACTGGGACAAACCATTGCAGACCCATATTGAAATAGAGGATGATCATACGATCAGTGGTTACAGGCATAGTACTGGCTGGGCTAAGAACCAAAAGGTGTTTTTCGTGATGAAATTTTCAAAACCCATAGTTGAATTTAATCAAAACGAAAAATCACTTCATGGTGTTGCTGATCAAAGCGCTGAAGGAACGACAGCAGTACAATTGTTTTTTGATAAGGATAGCGGCAGTGAGCTAAAGGCAAAAGTTTCTCTCTCATCTGTAAGTATAGTGAATGCTAAGGAAAATATGAAAGGTTATGAAGAAGGTTTTGATTTTGAGAAGGTGCGTGCACAGGCCGGGAATATATGGGAAGAAGCTTTGTCCAGGATCTCTGTGGAAACACCCGTTGATTCTTTAAAGACCATTTTTTATACAGCCTTGTACCATACACAAGTAGCTCCGGTAACTTTCAGTGATCTGAATGGAGAATTCAGAAAAGAGAATGACTCAATAGAAAAAGCCAATGGTTATACTGCTTATTCAACCTTGTCTCTGTGGGATACATTCAGGGCTGAGAACCCTCTGCTAACATTAATAGCTCCCGATAAAGTGTCTGATATTATAAACAGTATGTTGGCGTATTATGATGCTCGCGGGGTTTTGCCTGTGTGGACGCTTTATGGGAATGAGACCAATACAATGACAGGCTATCATTCAATTCCGGTTATAGCGGACGCATATTTAAAAGGATTTAAGGGCTTTGATGCTGAAAAAGCATTCAGGGCGATGAAGGAAACAATGATGCAAGACGACAGGGGGCTTGCATATTACAAGGAGTTCGGGTATATACCATATACAAGTCTCGATGAGTCGGTAACCATAACCTTAGAATATGCATACGATGACTGGTGCGTGGCTCAAATGGCAAAAGCGCTGGGGAAGGAAGAAGACTATGAGTTCTTTATGAAGAGGTCGGAAGCTTTTAAGTATTTACTCGATGCTGAAACAGGCTTTATGAGAGGTAAATCTGAGGATGGGAAATCGTGGAGAGAGCCTTTTGATCCGAAGCATTCTAATCACCGGGAACATACAGATTATACAGAAGGAAATGCATGGCAGCATAGCTGGTTTGTGCCACATAATGTTGAAAAGTTTGTAGCGTTGCACGGGGGAGAAGAAGTGTTTGCCCAACGATTGGAAAAATTGTTTACAGAAAGCTCTGAAATTACCGGAGATAATGTGTCGGCCGATATTTCCGGTCTGATAGGTCAGTATGCGCATGGTAATGAGCCCAGTCATCATATAGCATATCTTTTTAATAAGGCGGGAAAACCGTGGCGAACTCAATATTGGGTAAATCATATTCTGAAGACCCAATACAATACTACGCCTAATGGTTTGAGCGGAAATGAAGATTGCGGTCAGATGTCTGCCTGGTATGTGTTCAGTTCTATAGGGCTTTACCCGATGAACCCGGCTTCTGCCGAGTATGAAATAGGGAGCCCGATATTTGAAAAATCAACGATTAGTCTTCCGGGAGGAAAGTCTTTTGAAATTTTTGCTGAAAATGTTTCCGATACTAACATCTACATCCAATCGGCTACTCTGAATGGTGAAGTTTTTAATCGTACGGGTATTTCGCATGATACCATTTTAAAAGGAGGGCAACTTCATTTTATTATGGGGTCGGAGCCGAACAAAGATTGGGGTGTTGAAGCTAAATAA
- a CDS encoding RNA methyltransferase has translation MRKLKNSELTRLDVETFKQAPKTPLIVVLDNIRSLNNIGSVFRTSDAFLIEKIYLCGITATPPHKDIQKTALGATESVEWEYVEDTLALVSELQENNIKVVSVEQAEDAVMLNNFIPEQDRKYAVVFGNEVKGVSQKVVSASDMVVEIPQYGTKHSLNISVSAGVIIWDLFSKLSK, from the coding sequence ATGCGTAAGCTTAAAAATAGCGAGTTAACCCGGTTGGATGTAGAAACCTTTAAACAAGCTCCGAAAACACCTCTGATAGTGGTTTTGGATAATATCCGCAGCCTGAATAATATAGGATCCGTGTTCAGAACCTCTGACGCTTTTTTGATAGAGAAGATTTATTTGTGTGGCATCACTGCCACTCCACCGCATAAAGATATACAAAAAACCGCTTTAGGAGCTACAGAGAGTGTAGAGTGGGAGTATGTGGAAGATACATTGGCGCTGGTTTCCGAATTGCAGGAAAACAATATAAAGGTTGTTTCTGTAGAACAAGCCGAAGATGCGGTAATGCTCAACAACTTTATTCCGGAACAAGACCGGAAGTATGCGGTTGTTTTTGGGAACGAGGTAAAAGGAGTGTCGCAAAAAGTAGTGTCAGCATCTGATATGGTTGTAGAGATTCCTCAATACGGTACAAAGCATTCGTTAAATATATCGGTGAGTGCCGGTGTAATTATCTGGGACCTGTTTAGTAAGTTGTCAAAATAA
- a CDS encoding sensor histidine kinase has protein sequence MKPLDKLLKFNASNEYRITARHHVIFWAIYFLFNTIRWGSYYNDYWYSIKANLVGFPIHMTLCYFNIYFLMPKLIYKRKFVAYSAAILLSIFIMVLLKFNLTYFLISTNVWPEGPETTSFTFNYALQMMLGELYVVSFVTAIKITIDYFGESKRAAVLEKAQLESELRFLRAQISPHFFFNTLNNIYSLSIEKSNKAPETIMKLSQLMRYMLYETKGRKQSLKKEIMCIQDYLDLERIRYGDSVKIDMNITGDIEGKKIAPMLLLTFIENCFKHGADKSIDTVIINIDFSIVNDLLYFKVENTLPKKEIIEKYLSKSGGIGINNVKKRLELGYSKDEYNLKTYETDNTFVVELKIKLK, from the coding sequence ATGAAACCACTTGACAAACTTCTTAAGTTTAATGCCTCGAATGAATATAGGATAACAGCCAGACATCATGTTATATTTTGGGCTATTTACTTTCTCTTCAATACGATTCGTTGGGGGAGTTACTATAACGATTACTGGTACTCCATCAAGGCTAACCTGGTTGGATTTCCCATACATATGACCCTATGCTACTTCAATATTTATTTCTTGATGCCTAAGCTTATATACAAACGGAAGTTCGTTGCATATTCAGCAGCAATTCTCCTTTCTATATTTATCATGGTGCTTCTTAAATTCAATCTGACATATTTTCTGATAAGCACCAATGTATGGCCCGAAGGCCCGGAGACGACTTCATTTACGTTTAACTACGCATTGCAAATGATGCTGGGCGAACTATACGTTGTATCTTTTGTAACCGCTATTAAGATCACCATAGATTACTTCGGAGAAAGCAAAAGGGCAGCGGTACTTGAAAAGGCTCAACTCGAATCCGAATTACGTTTTTTAAGAGCCCAGATATCGCCACACTTTTTTTTTAATACACTAAACAACATTTATTCGCTATCTATTGAAAAATCTAATAAAGCTCCCGAGACAATCATGAAATTATCGCAGCTTATGCGATACATGCTTTACGAAACAAAAGGAAGAAAGCAAAGCCTCAAAAAGGAGATCATGTGTATTCAGGATTACCTGGATCTCGAAAGAATAAGATATGGCGATTCGGTAAAAATCGACATGAATATCACCGGCGATATCGAAGGCAAAAAAATAGCTCCAATGCTATTATTGACCTTTATTGAAAACTGCTTTAAACACGGAGCCGATAAGAGCATAGACACCGTTATCATCAATATCGATTTTTCAATAGTAAATGATTTATTATATTTTAAGGTCGAAAACACATTACCTAAAAAAGAAATCATCGAAAAATACCTGTCAAAAAGCGGAGGGATCGGTATCAATAACGTTAAGAAACGTTTGGAGCTGGGATATTCAAAAGACGAATACAATTTAAAAACTTACGAGACGGACAATACGTTTGTTGTCGAACTAAAAATAAAATTGAAATGA